A genomic window from Sulfuricurvum sp. includes:
- a CDS encoding GNAT family N-acetyltransferase, whose product MFIGWLKFGDVADLTKIAEDVGWLLDGYHVKLMMMHSPHLCYGAYEDGELVGAVMAAEFETSAMIKYFMVKPTHQKQGIGKRLFATLFGVLKEEHPSLYLHANPALESFFQGYGFTSIMEVGRYLNVGKVPPFSFTNAQAKELDSGNFDATIRKIDYETFGEDRMEFMMDEMERNSSLKFALPNGFQHSSVINSRGVYLGPWQCREGFEEESEKMMQGVLYFRGLKKVLADIPMDNKNAVALFEKYHFQQKGIFIHMCYGEPRNIKFENIYAFSL is encoded by the coding sequence ATGTTTATAGGGTGGCTCAAGTTCGGTGATGTAGCGGATTTAACAAAAATAGCTGAAGATGTCGGCTGGCTTCTTGATGGATACCATGTCAAACTAATGATGATGCACTCACCCCATCTGTGTTATGGCGCGTATGAGGATGGAGAATTAGTAGGTGCGGTGATGGCGGCTGAGTTCGAAACATCGGCTATGATTAAATATTTTATGGTGAAACCTACTCATCAAAAGCAAGGAATCGGTAAACGTCTTTTTGCTACGTTATTTGGTGTACTCAAAGAAGAACATCCCTCCCTCTATCTCCATGCTAATCCGGCATTAGAATCTTTTTTCCAAGGATATGGATTTACAAGCATCATGGAAGTAGGACGATATCTCAACGTCGGTAAAGTTCCGCCGTTTAGTTTTACCAATGCTCAAGCCAAAGAGCTTGACAGTGGAAATTTTGATGCAACCATCCGTAAAATTGATTATGAGACATTCGGTGAAGATCGTATGGAGTTTATGATGGATGAGATGGAGAGAAACAGCTCGCTCAAATTTGCCCTCCCCAATGGGTTTCAACACTCCAGTGTTATTAATTCTCGTGGTGTCTATTTAGGACCTTGGCAATGCCGCGAGGGTTTTGAAGAAGAATCAGAGAAGATGATGCAAGGGGTATTGTATTTCAGAGGTCTCAAAAAAGTGCTTGCCGATATCCCTATGGATAATAAAAATGCGGTAGCATTGTTTGAAAAATACCATTTTCAACAAAAAGGTATTTTTATCCATATGTGCTACGGTGAACCACGAAATATCAAGTTTGAGAATATCTATGCATTTTCATTGTGA